From one Formosa sediminum genomic stretch:
- a CDS encoding glycosyltransferase: MLILDIIFYSFVAIVFIQLFYYLVFLRTFAFLKPQPLPEQNIPVSVIVCAKNEEENLKQFLPSIIEQNYPNFQIVLINDASGDETLSVIEDFAEQHDCIKIVDVKNTEAFWANKKYALTLGIKAATHNHLLFIDADCKPVSKTWISEMTAAFQTDKSIVLGYGGYSKVKNSLLNKLIRFETVFTASQYFSYAKLGIPYMGVGRNLAYTKTLFFEANGFINHMNVRSGDDDLFVNQMATSKNTALCFSPESFTVSVPKKTLATWLKQKRRHISSAKYYKTSHQFLLGLFYLSQLLFWVVGSLLISSLYHWEIVTCLISLRILIQWIVIGKTAKKLNESDLVGLIPILEIFIILTQLVIFISNKISKPRTWK; this comes from the coding sequence ATGCTTATACTTGACATCATTTTCTACAGTTTTGTAGCAATTGTCTTTATTCAGTTATTTTATTATTTAGTTTTTCTTAGAACCTTTGCGTTTTTAAAACCCCAACCATTACCAGAGCAAAACATTCCGGTATCGGTAATTGTCTGCGCTAAAAATGAAGAAGAAAATTTAAAACAATTTTTGCCTTCAATTATAGAACAAAATTACCCAAATTTCCAGATTGTTTTAATTAACGATGCGTCTGGAGACGAGACCTTAAGCGTTATTGAAGATTTTGCAGAACAACACGATTGTATTAAAATTGTTGATGTTAAAAATACAGAAGCCTTTTGGGCAAACAAAAAATACGCATTAACCTTAGGGATAAAAGCTGCAACGCACAATCATTTATTATTTATAGATGCTGATTGTAAACCTGTGTCTAAAACTTGGATTTCTGAAATGACAGCAGCGTTCCAAACAGACAAATCTATAGTGTTGGGGTATGGAGGCTATTCTAAAGTAAAAAATTCACTGCTTAATAAATTAATTAGGTTTGAAACTGTTTTTACAGCTTCTCAATATTTTTCTTATGCTAAGTTAGGCATTCCTTATATGGGCGTTGGTAGAAACTTAGCCTACACTAAAACATTGTTTTTTGAAGCTAATGGATTTATAAATCACATGAATGTACGTTCTGGAGACGACGATTTATTTGTTAACCAAATGGCCACAAGTAAAAATACGGCCTTATGTTTCTCTCCTGAAAGTTTCACAGTATCTGTTCCTAAAAAAACATTAGCAACTTGGTTAAAGCAAAAACGCAGACACATATCCAGTGCTAAATATTATAAAACAAGCCATCAATTTTTATTAGGCTTGTTTTACCTATCGCAACTCCTGTTTTGGGTGGTTGGAAGTCTATTAATCTCCTCTCTATACCATTGGGAAATTGTTACTTGCTTAATATCTTTACGCATTTTAATACAATGGATTGTGATAGGAAAAACAGCTAAAAAACTAAATGAATCTGATTTAGTTGGGCTAATTCCTATATTAGAAATTTTCATTATTCTAACTCAATTGGTTATCTTTATATCCAATAAGATATCTAAACCCCGTACTTGGAAATAA
- a CDS encoding membrane or secreted protein, translated as MKLFLLTLALLGVGIAGIAIKIWAKKDGKFAGTCASQNPALNKSGESCGFCGKTPDQYKDCSEPQHS; from the coding sequence ATGAAATTATTTCTTTTAACATTAGCTTTATTAGGAGTGGGAATTGCTGGAATTGCCATAAAGATTTGGGCAAAAAAAGACGGGAAATTTGCTGGTACTTGTGCTAGCCAAAACCCTGCCTTAAATAAATCTGGTGAATCTTGCGGATTTTGCGGTAAAACCCCAGATCAATATAAAGATTGTAGCGAACCTCAACACTCTTAA
- a CDS encoding anti-sigma factor, with protein sequence MNDKIYTFLNSDLLGKYIEGDTTPKETELVENYISKFPEVEHAYNTLQHNLEIMSKYHAVEAPTSVLNNVLLELDKETPVIKLQQENNTHKLWFRFSIAASAVAILFACASFIFFSKNLDLKRENQVIVDEIFDLRSDIEQNNNRLDEVMSQFKQLNNPETQKYIIKGNNRAKKLKTVAYINPKEKTSMIDVVSLPELPQEQCYQIWAELNGKMINLGILDETDKELKSIPYTENALGLNITIEPKGGNTSASLENSVAEISLKSRE encoded by the coding sequence ATGAATGATAAAATATATACATTTTTAAATTCTGATCTATTAGGGAAATATATTGAAGGCGATACAACACCTAAAGAAACAGAATTAGTTGAAAACTATATCTCTAAATTTCCAGAGGTAGAACACGCATATAATACACTACAGCACAATTTAGAAATCATGTCTAAATACCATGCTGTTGAAGCACCAACATCTGTATTAAATAATGTATTGTTAGAGTTAGATAAAGAAACACCAGTAATTAAATTACAGCAAGAAAACAATACTCATAAACTATGGTTTAGATTTTCTATCGCTGCTAGTGCAGTAGCGATATTGTTTGCTTGTGCATCGTTTATCTTTTTTTCTAAAAATTTAGATTTAAAAAGAGAAAATCAAGTTATTGTTGATGAAATTTTTGATTTAAGAAGCGACATTGAGCAAAACAACAACAGACTTGACGAAGTGATGTCTCAATTTAAACAATTAAATAATCCAGAAACTCAAAAATATATTATTAAAGGAAACAATAGAGCAAAAAAATTAAAAACAGTTGCTTACATAAATCCTAAGGAAAAAACATCTATGATAGATGTGGTGTCTTTACCGGAATTACCGCAAGAACAATGTTACCAGATTTGGGCGGAATTAAACGGTAAAATGATTAATTTAGGAATTCTAGATGAAACAGATAAAGAATTAAAATCTATACCTTATACTGAAAACGCATTAGGTTTAAACATTACCATTGAACCTAAAGGAGGAAATACTAGCGCATCTTTAGAAAATTCTGTAGCAGAAATTTCTTTAAAAAGCAGAGAGTAA
- a CDS encoding RNA polymerase sigma factor, with amino-acid sequence MITPIEQEIVGLLKRGDKKALTLLYKHYANSLLGVISKVITNEDLAEDVLQESFIKVWKKSKSYDPSKAKLFTWLYRIAYNTAIDKVRSLTNKENKEVQIEDSNVYRISAKGLNQDVMDIQKHLRSLDPKYQIVLNALFFEGMTQQEASDELDIPLGTIKSRLKIGLRELKKIYDPE; translated from the coding sequence TTGATTACACCTATTGAACAGGAAATTGTTGGGCTTTTAAAACGTGGAGATAAAAAAGCACTCACTCTATTATATAAGCATTATGCTAACTCGCTTTTAGGTGTTATCTCTAAAGTGATTACAAATGAAGATTTAGCCGAAGACGTATTACAAGAAAGCTTTATTAAAGTTTGGAAAAAATCTAAATCTTACGACCCTAGTAAAGCCAAATTATTTACTTGGCTATACCGAATTGCCTATAACACAGCTATAGATAAAGTAAGATCGCTAACTAATAAAGAAAATAAAGAAGTCCAAATAGAAGATTCTAACGTATATAGAATATCGGCTAAAGGTTTAAATCAAGATGTCATGGACATACAAAAGCACCTTAGGTCTTTAGATCCAAAGTACCAAATAGTACTTAATGCACTCTTCTTTGAAGGCATGACACAGCAGGAAGCTAGCGATGAATTAGACATTCCGCTAGGAACCATAAAATCGAGATTAAAAATAGGACTTCGCGAATTAAAAAAAATTTACGATCCAGAATAA
- the murB gene encoding UDP-N-acetylmuramate dehydrogenase: protein MNIQHNVSLKPFNTFGIDVIAKHFVITSSLKDLKDVLNLEDYPEKLILGGGSNILLTKDVDALVILVQIKGISIISKTEDTVLIKANAGENWHEFVQWTLQHNYGGLENLSLIPGNVGTSPIQNIGAYGVELKDVFKSCEALNINTKTLTTFSKTDCAFGYRNSVFKQGMKGQFIITSVTFKLTTQNHTLHTNYGAIIAELESKHIKTPTIQDVSQAIIAIRQSKLPDPKKIGNSGSFFKNPIVDKSKYLQILNQFPDVPSYTVSETQVKIPAGWLIEKAGFKGKRLGNYGVHKNQALVLVNYGGASGEEILKFSGIIQTTIQRIFNIMIESEVNIL from the coding sequence GTGAATATACAACATAATGTATCTTTAAAACCTTTTAATACATTTGGGATAGATGTAATTGCAAAACATTTTGTAATTACATCTTCTTTAAAAGATTTAAAAGATGTTTTAAATCTAGAAGACTATCCTGAAAAATTGATTCTAGGTGGCGGAAGCAATATTTTATTAACTAAAGATGTAGATGCTTTAGTTATACTTGTACAAATTAAAGGTATCTCAATTATTTCCAAAACAGAAGATACTGTTTTAATAAAGGCTAATGCTGGAGAAAACTGGCATGAATTTGTACAATGGACATTACAGCACAATTATGGAGGTCTCGAGAATTTATCGTTAATTCCAGGAAATGTAGGAACCTCACCAATTCAAAATATAGGTGCATATGGCGTAGAGTTAAAAGATGTTTTTAAATCTTGTGAAGCTCTAAATATAAACACCAAAACCCTAACCACTTTTAGTAAGACCGATTGTGCTTTTGGCTATAGAAACTCTGTTTTTAAACAAGGCATGAAGGGGCAATTTATAATAACATCTGTAACTTTTAAACTCACAACTCAAAACCATACTCTACATACAAATTACGGTGCAATTATAGCAGAGTTAGAAAGCAAACACATTAAAACACCTACCATTCAAGATGTATCACAAGCTATTATTGCAATAAGACAAAGCAAGCTCCCAGACCCTAAAAAGATTGGAAACAGTGGTAGTTTTTTTAAAAATCCTATAGTAGATAAGTCTAAATATCTTCAAATTTTAAATCAGTTTCCAGACGTACCTAGTTATACCGTTTCAGAAACACAAGTAAAAATACCTGCAGGTTGGTTAATTGAAAAAGCTGGATTTAAAGGAAAACGCCTTGGCAATTATGGGGTTCATAAAAATCAGGCTTTAGTGTTAGTTAATTATGGAGGTGCATCTGGTGAAGAAATATTAAAATTTTCTGGAATAATTCAAACTACAATACAAAGAATATTCAATATTATGATTGAATCTGAAGTTAATATATTATAA
- a CDS encoding pyridoxal phosphate-dependent aminotransferase — protein MPKISNKGKNMPESPIRKLVPYAEKAYKEGKKVYHLNIGQPDIKTPEVALEAVKNNTLTTIEYSRSEGSEQYRTKIADYYHKNNIEVKHDDIIVTTGGSEALLFTFGSIMDTDDEIIIPEPFYANYNGFSTASGVNVVPVISKIEDNFALPPISEFEKLITQKTKAILICNPGNPTGYLYSKEEILQLAELVKKHDLFLIADEVYREFTYDGVQHHSIMSIDGLEDYAIMIDSVSKRYSMCGARIGCMVSKNKTVIKTALKFAQARLSPPTLAQIASEAALDTPQTYFDEVKTEYLGRRDTLISELRKIDGVKIGVPKGAFYCIVELPVKNSDKFAQWLLEEFDINNETVMVAPAAGFYSTPSVGLNQIRIAYVLNKESLIKAVHLLNEALKVYKD, from the coding sequence ATGCCAAAAATATCAAACAAAGGCAAAAACATGCCTGAATCCCCAATTCGTAAATTGGTTCCTTACGCTGAGAAAGCTTATAAAGAAGGGAAAAAAGTGTATCATTTAAATATTGGGCAACCCGATATTAAAACTCCAGAAGTTGCTTTAGAAGCAGTTAAAAACAACACCTTAACTACCATAGAATACTCACGTTCTGAAGGTTCTGAACAATATAGAACTAAGATTGCAGACTACTACCATAAAAATAATATTGAAGTTAAACATGACGATATTATTGTTACCACTGGAGGAAGTGAAGCTTTACTTTTTACATTTGGAAGCATTATGGATACCGACGACGAAATTATTATTCCAGAGCCTTTTTATGCGAATTATAATGGGTTCTCTACAGCATCTGGGGTAAACGTAGTCCCAGTTATTTCTAAAATTGAAGATAATTTTGCATTACCTCCGATCTCTGAATTCGAAAAATTAATTACGCAAAAGACCAAAGCAATTTTAATTTGTAACCCAGGAAACCCTACAGGGTATTTATATTCTAAAGAAGAAATTTTACAGTTAGCAGAATTGGTAAAAAAACACGATTTATTTTTAATTGCAGATGAAGTATATCGCGAATTTACTTACGATGGCGTACAACATCATTCTATTATGTCTATTGATGGTTTAGAAGACTATGCGATTATGATAGATTCTGTATCTAAACGTTACAGCATGTGTGGTGCTCGAATTGGCTGCATGGTTTCTAAAAACAAAACAGTTATTAAAACAGCTTTAAAATTTGCTCAGGCTAGATTAAGCCCTCCAACCTTAGCTCAGATTGCTAGTGAAGCAGCTTTAGATACACCACAAACTTATTTTGACGAAGTTAAAACAGAATATTTAGGACGTAGAGACACATTAATTTCAGAATTAAGAAAAATTGATGGCGTTAAAATAGGTGTACCTAAAGGTGCTTTTTATTGCATTGTTGAATTACCTGTTAAAAATTCAGATAAATTTGCACAATGGTTATTAGAAGAATTCGATATAAATAATGAAACCGTAATGGTTGCACCTGCAGCAGGATTTTACTCAACACCTAGTGTTGGTTTAAATCAAATTAGAATTGCTTATGTACTAAATAAAGAAAGTTTAATTAAAGCTGTTCATTTATTAAATGAAGCATTAAAAGTTTATAAAGACTAG
- a CDS encoding aspartyl protease family protein: MLEFYESMKKICFFLIFMSFGGAFSYSQTGFILQNDKKFDKIRFKLINNLIVIPVEINGASLSFILDTGVSKPIVFSFLKETDSLQINNTEAYFLRGLGEGKSFEALKSENNIFRIGNAIKFNQDMYAIHDANLNFTPQLGVPIHGLIGFDLFKDFVVEINYAARYIKLHDPLFYKSKQCKSCETINLEFYNNKPYLNAEVKVNNVTVPVKLLIDSGGSDALWLFEDDDLGLHANGKYFTDFLGHGLSGSVYGKRAKINEIHIKSFTLKDVNVSYPDSLAITVAKQLKERNGSIAGNVLKRFNTVFNYKKAEVILKKNKFYKEAFSYNKSGIELEYHGDIVVKEEIYTVNDYANNGSRSDSNTLRVGLTPSYHYVLKPAFVIIELRENSPAAHAGLLVGDVILNINNKDTHRYTLQEIMHLFYGRENDEIKLIIDRNGIMSKFNFNLKSPL; encoded by the coding sequence ATGCTTGAATTTTATGAATCTATGAAAAAAATATGCTTTTTTTTGATATTTATGAGTTTTGGAGGTGCTTTTAGCTACTCTCAAACTGGATTTATACTTCAAAATGATAAAAAGTTTGATAAAATTCGGTTTAAACTCATTAATAATCTCATTGTAATTCCTGTTGAAATTAATGGCGCTTCTTTATCTTTTATTCTAGATACAGGAGTTTCTAAACCTATTGTTTTTAGTTTTTTAAAGGAAACAGATTCTCTACAAATTAATAATACAGAAGCTTATTTTTTACGCGGACTGGGAGAAGGAAAGTCTTTTGAAGCTTTAAAGTCTGAAAATAATATTTTTAGAATAGGTAATGCCATCAAATTTAACCAAGACATGTATGCCATACACGATGCAAATTTAAATTTTACGCCACAACTTGGTGTGCCTATACACGGACTTATAGGATTTGATTTATTTAAGGATTTTGTTGTGGAAATTAATTACGCTGCACGCTATATTAAGCTACACGATCCTTTATTTTATAAATCAAAGCAATGTAAAAGCTGCGAAACAATAAATCTAGAATTTTATAACAATAAACCATATTTAAATGCAGAGGTTAAAGTAAATAATGTTACCGTGCCTGTTAAGTTATTAATAGATTCTGGCGGTAGCGATGCACTTTGGCTTTTTGAAGATGACGATTTAGGGTTACATGCCAATGGCAAATACTTTACTGATTTTTTAGGACACGGATTAAGCGGAAGTGTGTATGGTAAACGTGCTAAAATTAATGAGATTCATATAAAATCATTTACATTAAAAGACGTGAATGTTTCTTATCCGGATTCTTTAGCAATTACAGTAGCAAAACAACTTAAAGAACGTAATGGAAGTATTGCCGGAAATGTTTTAAAACGATTTAATACTGTTTTTAATTATAAAAAAGCAGAAGTAATATTAAAAAAAAATAAGTTTTATAAAGAGGCTTTTAGTTATAATAAAAGCGGAATAGAATTAGAGTATCATGGGGATATTGTAGTAAAAGAAGAAATCTATACGGTAAATGATTACGCTAATAATGGTTCTAGGTCAGATTCCAATACATTAAGAGTTGGTTTAACTCCAAGTTATCATTATGTGTTAAAACCTGCTTTTGTAATTATCGAATTGAGAGAAAATTCTCCTGCGGCCCATGCAGGTTTATTAGTTGGAGATGTGATTTTAAATATAAATAATAAGGATACACATCGGTATACATTACAAGAAATAATGCATTTGTTTTATGGTAGAGAAAACGATGAGATTAAACTTATCATAGATAGAAATGGGATTATGTCTAAATTTAATTTTAATTTAAAGTCACCTTTATGA
- a CDS encoding DUF1573 domain-containing protein — protein MKQLITILFIGLISFSIQAQDKIAKIEFKSDTIDYGTIEKGANGVRVFEFTNTGDAPLIVSKVTSSCGCTVPKKPDAPIMPGETGEISVKYDTNRVMPIRKTITVLSNADTPTVALKIKGEVIDPSKTK, from the coding sequence ATGAAACAACTTATTACTATTTTATTTATTGGATTAATAAGTTTCTCAATTCAGGCACAAGACAAAATTGCTAAAATTGAGTTTAAATCTGATACAATTGACTACGGAACTATTGAGAAAGGCGCCAATGGTGTGCGTGTATTTGAATTTACTAATACTGGAGATGCACCTCTTATTGTTTCAAAAGTAACCTCTAGTTGTGGTTGTACTGTACCTAAAAAACCTGATGCACCAATTATGCCAGGTGAAACTGGTGAAATTTCAGTAAAATATGATACAAATCGTGTAATGCCTATTAGAAAAACTATTACTGTTTTATCTAATGCAGACACACCAACTGTGGCTTTAAAAATTAAAGGAGAAGTCATAGACCCTAGTAAAACGAAATAA
- a CDS encoding valine--tRNA ligase, with product MDIPSKYDANSVESKWYDYWMKHNYFHSTPDDREPYTIVIPPPNVTGVLHMGHMLNNTIQDVLVRRARLLGKNACWVPGTDHASIATEAKVVAKLKEQGIDKNDLTRDEFLAHAWEWTEEYGGVILEQLKKLGCSCDWDRTKFTMDDDMSEAVIKVFVDLFNKGLIYRGYRMVNWDPEAQTTLSDEEVIHEERQGNLYYINYKIEGSDDTLTIATTRPETIFGDTAICINPNDERFTHLKGKKAIVPISNRVVPIIEDEYVDLEFGTGCLKVTPAHDENDKNLGDKHNLEVIDIFNANATLNSYGLQFEGQDRFEARKNVAKALDALGILEKTEVHVNKVGTSERTKAVIEPRLSDQWFLKMEDLVKPAIEAVLGEDAEIKLFPKKFENTYRHWMENIRDWNISRQLLWGQQIPAYFYSDGKDDFVVAETIEKAVALAQEKTGKADLKAEDLKQDTDALDTWFSSWLWPMSVFDGIRNPENEEIKYYYPTNDLVTGPDILFFWVARMIIAGYEYKDEKPFNNVYLTGLVRDKQRRKMSKSLGNSPDALKLIDDYSADGVRVGLLLSSAAGNDLMFDEALCQQGKGFGNKIWNAFNLTNLWEVSETIEQPESSKIALDWYEAKFQAALVDIEDHFSKYRLSDALMSIYKLIYDDFCGWLLEIVKPAYQQPIDATTYNSVMARFEDNLKILHPFMPFLTEDIWQYIAERTPEEALIVAKWPEAKPINKDLIAQFEFASEVISGIRTVRKDKNIAFKDTIGFSVINNEKANTAFDAVISKLGNLEAINYVTEPVEGALTFRVKSNEYFIPMEGAIDVEAEIKKLSEELKYTEGFLKSVQKKLSNERFVNGAPEQVIANERKKEADALAKIETLQSSLSNLK from the coding sequence ATGGATATTCCTTCAAAATATGATGCTAATTCAGTAGAAAGCAAATGGTACGATTACTGGATGAAACATAATTATTTTCATTCAACACCAGACGATAGAGAACCGTATACTATAGTTATTCCTCCACCAAATGTTACAGGTGTATTGCATATGGGGCATATGTTAAATAATACCATTCAAGATGTATTAGTACGCCGTGCACGTTTATTAGGTAAAAATGCATGTTGGGTTCCTGGTACAGATCATGCTTCTATTGCTACAGAAGCTAAAGTTGTTGCCAAGTTAAAAGAACAAGGTATTGATAAAAACGACCTTACTCGTGACGAATTCCTAGCACATGCTTGGGAGTGGACCGAAGAGTACGGTGGTGTTATTTTAGAACAACTTAAAAAGCTAGGATGTTCTTGCGATTGGGATAGAACCAAATTTACCATGGACGACGATATGTCTGAAGCTGTAATTAAAGTATTTGTAGACTTATTTAACAAAGGCCTAATTTACCGTGGTTACCGCATGGTTAATTGGGATCCAGAAGCGCAAACGACCTTGTCTGACGAAGAAGTTATTCATGAAGAACGTCAAGGGAACTTATACTATATCAACTATAAAATTGAAGGTAGCGACGATACGTTAACAATCGCAACAACACGTCCAGAAACTATTTTTGGAGATACAGCCATTTGTATTAACCCGAACGATGAGCGTTTTACACACTTAAAAGGAAAGAAAGCCATAGTGCCAATTTCTAATCGTGTCGTGCCAATTATAGAAGATGAATATGTGGATTTAGAATTCGGTACCGGATGTTTAAAAGTAACGCCAGCACACGATGAAAATGATAAAAATTTAGGAGACAAGCATAATTTAGAAGTGATTGATATCTTTAATGCGAATGCAACTTTAAATAGTTATGGATTGCAATTTGAAGGTCAGGATCGCTTTGAAGCTAGAAAAAATGTAGCTAAAGCATTAGACGCTTTAGGAATTTTAGAAAAAACTGAAGTTCACGTAAATAAAGTCGGAACGTCCGAGCGTACTAAAGCAGTTATAGAACCTCGTTTAAGTGACCAATGGTTCTTAAAAATGGAAGATTTAGTGAAGCCAGCAATAGAAGCGGTTTTAGGTGAAGATGCTGAAATTAAATTATTCCCTAAGAAGTTCGAAAACACCTACCGTCACTGGATGGAAAATATCCGCGATTGGAATATTTCGCGTCAGTTATTATGGGGACAACAAATTCCCGCCTATTTCTATAGCGATGGAAAAGACGATTTTGTAGTAGCCGAAACTATTGAAAAAGCTGTAGCCTTAGCACAAGAAAAAACAGGAAAAGCCGATTTAAAAGCTGAAGACTTAAAACAAGACACAGATGCTTTAGATACTTGGTTTTCGTCTTGGTTATGGCCAATGAGTGTTTTCGACGGGATTCGTAATCCTGAGAATGAAGAAATTAAGTATTACTACCCAACAAACGATTTAGTTACTGGTCCAGATATTTTATTTTTCTGGGTAGCTAGAATGATTATTGCAGGGTACGAGTATAAAGACGAAAAGCCATTTAATAATGTGTACTTAACGGGATTAGTTCGTGATAAGCAACGTCGTAAAATGAGTAAATCTTTAGGAAATTCACCAGATGCGCTTAAACTTATAGACGATTATAGTGCAGACGGTGTGCGTGTAGGATTACTTCTAAGTTCGGCGGCTGGAAACGATTTAATGTTCGATGAAGCGCTTTGCCAGCAAGGAAAAGGATTTGGTAACAAAATTTGGAATGCCTTCAATTTAACCAATTTATGGGAGGTTAGCGAAACAATTGAGCAGCCAGAATCTAGCAAAATAGCTTTAGACTGGTACGAAGCTAAATTTCAAGCGGCTTTAGTAGATATTGAAGATCACTTTAGTAAATACCGTTTAAGCGATGCTTTAATGAGTATTTATAAATTGATTTACGATGATTTCTGCGGATGGTTACTAGAGATTGTAAAACCAGCATATCAACAACCAATTGATGCTACCACGTATAATAGCGTTATGGCTCGTTTTGAAGATAACTTAAAAATTCTTCATCCGTTTATGCCATTTTTAACGGAAGATATTTGGCAATATATTGCTGAACGTACACCGGAAGAAGCATTAATCGTTGCTAAATGGCCAGAAGCTAAACCTATAAATAAAGATTTAATTGCTCAGTTTGAATTTGCTTCGGAAGTCATTTCTGGAATTAGAACCGTTCGTAAAGACAAAAATATTGCGTTTAAAGATACGATTGGTTTTTCTGTGATTAACAACGAAAAAGCGAATACTGCTTTTGATGCTGTAATCTCTAAATTAGGGAACTTGGAGGCTATCAACTACGTTACAGAACCTGTTGAAGGCGCATTAACATTCAGAGTAAAATCTAACGAGTATTTTATTCCTATGGAAGGCGCAATAGATGTTGAAGCTGAGATAAAGAAATTATCTGAAGAATTAAAATATACCGAAGGTTTCTTAAAGTCGGTACAAAAGAAATTATCTAACGAGCGTTTTGTAAATGGTGCGCCAGAACAAGTTATTGCCAACGAACGTAAAAAGGAAGCAGATGCTTTAGCGAAAATAGAAACGTTACAATCGAGTTTATCAAACTTAAAATAA
- a CDS encoding glycosyltransferase: protein MNFYIVIPAHNEDDSIGSTLESIARQTLLPKQLVVVNDHSSDNTQNIVESFIKKHSWISIVNVTSSNKHLPGSKIINAFYKGLETLDENYNIMCKFDADLIFPENYLEIIAKHFKANPKLGMSAGFCDVEKNGEWVLEDLTNKDHIRGALKAYRKQCFLDIGKLKPAMGWDTIDELLAKFNGWEILTDESLHVKHLKPTGASYNKSSKYMQGEAMYKIRYGFTITAISALKLAIKKKNISLFNDYMSGYFKAKNKNIEPLVTPEQGEFIRKLRWKGMLKKLEF, encoded by the coding sequence ATGAATTTTTATATTGTTATTCCTGCACATAACGAAGACGATTCTATAGGCTCAACTCTAGAATCTATAGCTAGGCAAACATTATTACCAAAACAATTAGTTGTGGTTAATGATCACTCTTCTGACAATACACAGAACATTGTAGAATCATTTATTAAAAAACATTCTTGGATTTCTATTGTAAACGTAACATCTTCAAACAAACATTTACCAGGATCAAAAATTATAAACGCTTTTTACAAAGGACTAGAAACATTAGACGAGAATTACAATATCATGTGTAAATTTGATGCCGATTTAATCTTCCCAGAAAACTATTTAGAAATCATTGCTAAACATTTTAAAGCAAATCCAAAATTAGGTATGTCTGCTGGTTTTTGTGATGTTGAAAAAAATGGTGAATGGGTTTTAGAAGATTTAACAAATAAAGATCACATTCGTGGCGCTTTAAAAGCTTACCGAAAACAATGCTTTTTAGACATCGGGAAATTAAAACCTGCGATGGGATGGGACACTATAGATGAATTACTAGCGAAATTTAATGGTTGGGAAATTCTTACAGATGAATCGTTGCATGTAAAACACCTAAAACCTACGGGTGCGAGTTACAATAAAAGTTCTAAATATATGCAAGGTGAAGCCATGTACAAAATACGTTATGGCTTCACAATAACAGCTATTTCTGCATTGAAACTAGCTATTAAAAAAAAGAATATATCCCTTTTTAACGATTATATGTCTGGTTATTTTAAGGCCAAGAATAAAAATATAGAACCTTTAGTGACCCCAGAACAAGGCGAATTTATAAGAAAATTACGCTGGAAAGGGATGCTGAAGAAGTTAGAATTTTGA